A single window of Watersipora subatra chromosome 9, tzWatSuba1.1, whole genome shotgun sequence DNA harbors:
- the LOC137404864 gene encoding uncharacterized protein: MRAYRGTPHFATGETANMLMLGRELRLPDQLESHPSPIEFFPAHKHALEVQQRLQRVHEALRQSQMEVRLEDKEEPPLYAPGNWVWLTNKRRRRGENRKLQAKFMGPYQVLKDWGNHTYLIERQGQSSIQSERMLKPYHACPERLGQAPATLEPRRVQK, translated from the coding sequence atgagggcatacagaGGCACTCCCCACTTTGCGACTGGAGAGACGGCCAACATGCTAATGTTGggacgggagctgaggttgccagaccagctggaaAGTCACCCCTCACCGATAgagttctttcctgcccacAAACATGCTCTTGAGGTGCAGCAGAGGCTGCAGAGGGTGCACGAGGCGCTTCGGCAAAGCCAGATGGAGGTGCGGCTAGAGGATAAGGAAGAACCACCACTGTATGCCCCAGGcaactgggtatggctcacaaACAAACGTCGAAGACGAGGAGAAAATCGTAAGCTACAGGCAAAGTTCATGGGGCCATACCAGGTCTTGAAGGACTGGGGGAACCACACGTATCTAATAGAACGGCAGGGACAGTCTTCTATCCAGAGCGAGAGAATGCTGAAGCCTTATCACGCTTGCCCGGAGAGGTTGGGGCAGGCCCCAGCCACTCTGGAGCCAAGGAGGGTCCAAAAATGA